A genome region from Blautia coccoides includes the following:
- the dprA gene encoding DNA-processing protein DprA, whose protein sequence is MKYMEREEIFCCPKTSRAYPDRLRCFDDMPEYLYVKGKLPDSRKKSVAIVGARRCSSYGSSQAYYFAKELSRFGIQIISGMARGVDGWAHRGALDGGGETFAVLGSGPDICYPRQNIDIYRRIPLQGGILSEYEPQTPALPRHFPRRNRIISALADLVLVIEAGKKSGSLITVNFALEQGRTVYALPGRLGDALSEGCNNLIFEGAGIANSVDIILDELQISDKLKADLEAKSNFRLASREEMVYSCLDLRPKYLEEIFLQVELNPGEIQEILLKLELKGLVAEPVKNYYARTGG, encoded by the coding sequence ATGAAGTACATGGAGAGAGAAGAAATATTCTGCTGTCCGAAGACAAGCAGGGCATATCCGGACAGGCTCAGGTGTTTTGATGATATGCCGGAATATTTGTACGTAAAAGGAAAGCTGCCAGACAGCCGGAAAAAGAGTGTGGCCATTGTAGGTGCCAGAAGGTGCAGCAGCTACGGCAGTTCCCAGGCGTATTATTTTGCAAAAGAGCTTTCACGGTTTGGGATCCAGATCATAAGCGGGATGGCCAGAGGCGTGGACGGCTGGGCACACAGGGGAGCACTGGACGGCGGAGGAGAGACTTTTGCGGTCTTGGGCAGCGGCCCGGATATCTGTTATCCCAGGCAGAACATAGATATATATAGAAGGATTCCGCTTCAGGGAGGGATACTCTCGGAGTATGAACCCCAGACACCTGCCCTTCCCCGCCACTTTCCCAGAAGAAACCGGATCATCAGCGCGCTGGCCGATCTGGTACTTGTCATAGAGGCGGGGAAGAAAAGCGGTTCTCTGATCACAGTGAATTTTGCGCTGGAGCAGGGAAGGACTGTTTATGCGCTTCCGGGGCGTCTGGGGGATGCACTCAGTGAGGGATGCAACAACTTGATTTTTGAAGGCGCAGGCATTGCAAATTCCGTAGACATCATTCTGGATGAACTTCAGATTTCAGATAAATTAAAAGCAGATTTGGAAGCAAAATCAAACTTTAGGCTTGCAAGCCGGGAAGAAATGGTGTATAGTTGTCTGGATTTGAGACCAAAATATCTGGAAGAGATTTTCCTTCAGGTAGAACTAAATCCTGGGGAAATTCAGGAAATATTATTGAAACTGGAATTGAAGGGGCTTGTAGCAGAGCCAGTCAAAAATTATTATGCCAGAACGGGAGGTTGA
- the groL gene encoding chaperonin GroEL (60 kDa chaperone family; promotes refolding of misfolded polypeptides especially under stressful conditions; forms two stacked rings of heptamers to form a barrel-shaped 14mer; ends can be capped by GroES; misfolded proteins enter the barrel where they are refolded when GroES binds), whose protein sequence is MAKEIKYGAEARAALESGVNQLADTVRVTLGPKGRNVVLDKSFGAPLITNDGVTIAKEIELADGFENQGAQLIKEVASKTNDVAGDGTTTATVLAQAMVNEGMKNLAAGANPIILRKGMKKATEVAVDAIQKMSGKIERKDQIARVAAISAGDDEVGEMVADAMDKVSNDGVITIEESKTMKTELDLVEGMQFDRGYISAYMATDMDKMEAVLDDPYILITDKKISNIQDLLPILEQIVKSGAKLLIIAEDIEGEALTTLIVNKLRGTFSVAAVKAPGYGDRRKEMLQDIAILTNGTVISDELGLELKDVTMDQLGRAKSVKVQKESTVIVDGEGNKEDIDARIAQIKHQITETTSEFDKEKLQERLAKLAGGVAVIRVGAATETEMKEAKLRMEDALNATRAAVEEGIIAGGGSAYIHASKEVEKLIAELDGDEKTGARVVLKALESPLYHIAANAGLEGSVIINKVKESDMGVGFDALNEKYVDMVKEGILDPTKVTRSALQNATSVAGTLLTTEAVVSNIKEETPAMPAGGAPGMGMM, encoded by the coding sequence ATGGCAAAAGAAATCAAATACGGCGCAGAAGCAAGAGCTGCCCTTGAAAGTGGTGTGAACCAGTTAGCTGATACAGTTCGTGTAACATTAGGACCGAAAGGAAGAAACGTTGTTCTGGATAAATCCTTCGGAGCTCCGCTCATCACAAACGATGGTGTGACCATCGCAAAAGAAATCGAGCTGGCAGACGGATTTGAAAACCAGGGCGCACAGTTGATCAAAGAAGTTGCTTCCAAGACAAACGATGTAGCCGGTGACGGTACTACAACAGCAACTGTTCTGGCACAGGCAATGGTAAACGAAGGTATGAAGAACCTGGCAGCAGGCGCTAACCCGATCATCCTGAGAAAAGGTATGAAGAAAGCAACAGAGGTTGCAGTTGATGCCATTCAGAAAATGAGCGGAAAGATTGAAAGAAAAGATCAGATCGCAAGAGTAGCAGCTATCTCCGCAGGTGATGATGAAGTAGGCGAAATGGTAGCAGATGCTATGGATAAAGTGAGCAACGATGGTGTTATCACCATTGAAGAGTCCAAGACCATGAAGACAGAGCTGGATCTGGTAGAAGGTATGCAGTTTGACAGAGGATACATTTCCGCATACATGGCTACAGATATGGATAAGATGGAAGCAGTTCTGGATGATCCTTATATCCTGATCACTGACAAGAAGATCTCCAATATCCAGGATTTACTGCCGATCTTAGAGCAGATTGTAAAATCAGGAGCAAAACTGCTGATCATTGCTGAGGATATTGAAGGCGAAGCACTGACAACCCTGATCGTAAATAAATTAAGAGGAACCTTCTCCGTAGCAGCAGTGAAAGCTCCGGGATATGGTGACAGAAGAAAAGAAATGCTTCAGGATATCGCTATCTTGACAAACGGTACTGTGATCTCCGACGAGCTGGGTCTTGAGTTAAAAGACGTTACCATGGATCAGTTAGGACGTGCAAAATCTGTAAAAGTACAGAAAGAAAGCACAGTTATCGTTGACGGTGAAGGCAACAAAGAAGATATTGATGCAAGGATCGCTCAGATCAAACATCAGATCACTGAGACAACATCCGAATTCGACAAAGAGAAATTACAGGAAAGACTTGCAAAACTGGCTGGCGGTGTTGCGGTTATCCGCGTAGGTGCTGCTACTGAGACAGAGATGAAGGAAGCTAAACTGCGTATGGAAGATGCCCTGAACGCTACAAGAGCAGCAGTTGAGGAAGGTATCATCGCAGGCGGCGGATCTGCTTACATCCATGCATCCAAAGAAGTTGAGAAGCTGATCGCTGAACTGGATGGAGATGAGAAGACAGGTGCCAGAGTTGTCCTGAAAGCTCTGGAATCTCCTCTGTACCACATTGCAGCAAATGCAGGTCTGGAAGGTTCTGTTATCATCAACAAGGTAAAAGAATCTGATATGGGTGTAGGATTTGACGCGTTAAATGAAAAATATGTGGATATGGTAAAAGAAGGTATCCTGGATCCTACAAAAGTTACAAGAAGCGCACTGCAGAACGCAACAAGTGTTGCAGGTACTCTGCTGACAACAGAAGCTGTTGTTTCCAATATCAAAGAAGAAACACCGGCTATGCCGGCAGGCGGTGCTCCTGGAATGGGAATGATGTAA
- the groES gene encoding co-chaperone GroES, which produces MRLVPLGDRVVLKQLVAEETTKSGIVLPGQAQEKPQQAEVVAVGPGGVIDGKEIKMEVAEGDQVIYSKYAGTEVKLDGDEYIIVKQSDILAVVK; this is translated from the coding sequence ATGAGATTAGTACCATTAGGAGACAGAGTTGTATTAAAACAGTTGGTTGCAGAAGAGACCACAAAATCCGGAATCGTGTTACCGGGCCAGGCACAGGAGAAACCGCAGCAGGCGGAAGTTGTAGCAGTAGGACCGGGCGGAGTGATCGACGGCAAAGAAATTAAAATGGAAGTTGCCGAAGGCGACCAGGTAATCTACTCCAAATATGCTGGTACAGAAGTGAAGCTGGATGGTGATGAATACATTATCGTTAAGCAGAGCGATATCCTTGCAGTAGTAAAATAA
- a CDS encoding sensor histidine kinase yields MRIYRRIKTYFEEHIVSSFVLVFSLAVLVMALVFQGYLKNEYLNYLVEQSFETENAVLVSVQKNVKYSIKEHINFGSEMVVSADIYNKVQACYDSNGYNALYNTLSDYDYIKNTVAVAIVGEDGLLCQYDRYRRSDGAMWDDENDKYLQEMYQEVMNNTNNYYIPLYMASTEPGVHPQDSDLRLFHVAYPLIGNRTGLRKVKNVLIVSYNMDVFKEFLNTVEIPKVKYAQGYIADENGQILYHNMDQYIGTSEDNLVRDDDIQIISRELGYFGWTMNILMDEHKMQEHVDQIYNRGVMIYILILAAYIFLTVFFMRYLLKPVTKISESIKTVKKGNFHSKISIEGKHEIWQLADEYNKMIEALEEKNIAMKRQHEETLASIERQHQAEREALESQINAHFICNTLGTINYEAIEAGNRQVSVLIKKLSNILRYTFDQKCQDVYLYQEIAWIDQYLYLQKTRFENVFDYSIEFEEEYGYWPCCKLMFQPFVENSILHGFEGRHEGGIVKITVSEEKGRLRIEIRDNGSGIDADTEKMIKNILKSKGMAPVLQRQKVGIGILNVVTRMRMYYGEKLDIQMQTGLGEGTSFTFWIPIPESELKKQKEICQEEEPM; encoded by the coding sequence ATGCGTATATACAGAAGGATAAAAACATATTTTGAAGAGCATATTGTTTCCTCTTTTGTTCTTGTGTTTTCACTGGCTGTTTTGGTAATGGCTCTTGTATTTCAGGGATACCTGAAAAATGAATACCTGAATTATCTGGTGGAACAGAGCTTTGAAACAGAAAATGCCGTATTGGTGTCTGTCCAGAAAAATGTGAAATACTCGATTAAAGAGCATATAAACTTCGGCAGTGAGATGGTGGTATCCGCAGATATCTATAATAAGGTTCAGGCCTGCTATGACAGCAATGGATATAATGCGTTATACAACACATTGTCGGACTATGACTATATTAAAAACACAGTGGCAGTGGCCATTGTGGGCGAGGACGGCCTGTTGTGCCAATATGACAGGTACAGGCGTTCTGACGGGGCCATGTGGGATGATGAGAATGACAAGTACCTGCAGGAAATGTATCAGGAAGTCATGAACAATACCAATAATTATTATATTCCGCTGTATATGGCATCCACTGAACCGGGAGTACACCCTCAGGACTCCGATCTCCGGCTTTTTCACGTGGCATATCCCCTGATCGGCAACAGAACCGGTCTCAGAAAAGTGAAGAATGTTCTGATCGTCAGCTATAATATGGATGTCTTTAAGGAATTTCTCAATACAGTGGAGATTCCCAAAGTAAAATACGCCCAGGGCTACATAGCAGATGAGAATGGACAGATCCTGTATCATAACATGGACCAATATATCGGTACCTCGGAGGATAACCTGGTGCGGGATGATGATATACAGATTATCAGCCGGGAGCTGGGTTACTTTGGGTGGACCATGAACATTCTTATGGATGAGCATAAAATGCAGGAGCATGTGGATCAGATTTACAACAGGGGTGTGATGATCTATATACTGATACTGGCAGCCTATATCTTTTTGACGGTTTTCTTTATGCGGTATCTTCTCAAACCGGTCACAAAGATTTCCGAGTCCATCAAAACCGTGAAAAAGGGCAATTTCCACAGCAAGATTTCTATAGAAGGAAAACATGAGATCTGGCAGTTGGCAGATGAGTACAATAAAATGATAGAAGCCCTGGAAGAAAAAAATATAGCTATGAAGAGGCAGCATGAGGAAACGCTGGCATCCATTGAGCGTCAGCATCAGGCAGAGAGGGAAGCCCTTGAATCCCAGATCAATGCACATTTCATATGCAATACCCTGGGCACCATTAATTATGAAGCTATAGAGGCGGGAAACCGTCAGGTATCTGTCCTGATCAAAAAGCTTTCCAATATACTCCGCTATACATTTGACCAGAAATGTCAGGATGTCTATCTGTACCAGGAAATTGCATGGATCGATCAGTATCTCTATCTGCAGAAAACAAGATTTGAGAATGTCTTTGACTATTCCATCGAATTTGAGGAGGAATATGGTTATTGGCCCTGCTGTAAACTTATGTTCCAACCCTTTGTTGAGAATTCTATCCTCCATGGCTTTGAGGGAAGACATGAAGGAGGCATCGTTAAGATCACCGTATCGGAGGAAAAGGGACGTCTGAGGATCGAGATCAGGGATAATGGCAGCGGAATTGACGCAGATACGGAAAAAATGATAAAAAATATCTTAAAGTCAAAGGGAATGGCACCTGTTCTGCAGCGGCAGAAGGTAGGCATAGGGATTTTAAACGTTGTCACAAGAATGCGGATGTATTATGGAGAGAAGCTGGATATCCAAATGCAGACAGGACTGGGTGAGGGAACCTCTTTTACGTTCTGGATCCCGATCCCGGAATCTGAGCTAAAAAAACAGAAGGAGATATGCCAGGAGGAGGAACCGATGTGA
- the topA gene encoding type I DNA topoisomerase, whose protein sequence is MAKYLVIVESPAKVKTIKKFLGSNYEVMASNGHVRDLPKSQLGIDVENDYEPKYITIRGKGDILAGLRKAAKKADKVYLATDPDREGEAISWHLSKALKLDEKKMRRITFNEITKTAVKASIKEARDIDMNLVDAQQTRRMLDRMVGYRISPVLWAKVKRGLSAGRVQSVALRIIGDREDEINAFIPEEYWTLDAEFAVKGEKKPLVAKFYGNKNKKMSIGSREELDKILSGLEGVSYEVAEIKKSERSKKPPLPFTTSTLQQEASKVLNFSTQKTMRLAQQLYEGIDIKGNGTVGVITYLRTDSTRISEEAESAAHEYITSQYGPEYTLTQEKKDDKKKKIQDAHEAIRPTDITRTPASLKESLSRDQFRLYLLIWKRFTASRMQNAKYETTSVKIRGGEYYFTMAASKLKFDGFMAVYVQEDEEKTENSFLAKGLDENTELSFQGFHEQQHFTQPPAHYTEATLVKALEELGIGRPSTYAPTITTIIARRYVAKENKNLYMTELGEVVNNIMKKSFPSIVDVYFTATMEELLDSVGDGLVQWKTVIRNFYPDLEEAVQTAEKELEEVKIEDEVTDVICDLCGRNMVIKYGPHGKFLACPGFPDCRNTKPYLEKIGVPCPICGKDVVLRRSKKGRRYYGCENNPECEFMSWQKPSKEKCPNCGGYMLEKGNKLVCADEHCGFVMIRKKEEVQQEA, encoded by the coding sequence ATGGCGAAATATTTAGTGATTGTGGAATCACCGGCGAAAGTGAAGACAATCAAGAAATTTCTCGGTTCAAATTATGAGGTCATGGCATCCAACGGACATGTGCGGGATCTTCCGAAAAGTCAGCTTGGAATTGACGTGGAGAATGATTACGAACCTAAATATATAACTATCAGGGGAAAGGGGGATATCCTGGCAGGACTTCGCAAGGCCGCTAAAAAGGCGGACAAGGTATACCTGGCAACTGACCCCGACCGCGAAGGGGAAGCTATTTCCTGGCATCTGTCCAAGGCGCTGAAGCTGGACGAGAAGAAGATGCGCAGGATCACATTCAATGAGATCACCAAGACTGCAGTAAAAGCTTCTATTAAAGAGGCTCGCGATATTGATATGAACCTGGTGGATGCACAGCAGACTAGAAGGATGCTGGACCGTATGGTAGGCTACCGGATCAGCCCGGTGCTCTGGGCCAAGGTAAAAAGAGGGCTTAGTGCCGGCCGTGTACAGTCTGTGGCCCTGCGTATCATCGGTGACCGTGAGGATGAGATCAATGCATTCATTCCTGAGGAATACTGGACCCTGGATGCGGAATTTGCCGTCAAGGGTGAGAAGAAACCGCTGGTAGCAAAGTTCTATGGAAATAAAAACAAAAAGATGAGCATTGGTTCCAGGGAAGAACTGGATAAGATCCTGTCCGGTCTGGAGGGTGTCAGCTATGAGGTGGCTGAGATCAAGAAGAGTGAGCGCAGCAAAAAGCCGCCGCTTCCTTTTACCACCAGTACCTTACAGCAGGAAGCATCTAAGGTACTGAATTTTTCCACACAGAAGACTATGCGCCTGGCGCAGCAGCTCTATGAGGGAATTGATATCAAGGGGAATGGTACGGTTGGTGTTATCACCTATCTTCGTACAGATTCCACCAGGATTTCCGAGGAGGCTGAATCTGCCGCTCACGAATACATCACTTCCCAATACGGGCCGGAATACACACTGACCCAGGAAAAGAAGGATGACAAGAAGAAGAAAATACAGGATGCCCATGAGGCCATCCGTCCCACTGATATTACAAGGACACCGGCTTCTCTTAAGGAGTCCCTGAGCAGAGACCAGTTCAGGCTGTATCTGCTTATCTGGAAACGGTTTACTGCCAGCAGGATGCAGAATGCCAAATATGAGACCACATCCGTGAAGATCAGGGGCGGAGAGTATTATTTTACCATGGCTGCCTCAAAGCTGAAATTTGACGGTTTTATGGCTGTCTATGTGCAGGAGGATGAGGAGAAGACAGAGAACTCTTTCCTGGCAAAGGGACTGGATGAGAACACAGAGCTTTCCTTCCAGGGATTCCACGAGCAGCAGCATTTTACTCAGCCGCCGGCACATTATACAGAGGCTACCCTTGTAAAGGCATTGGAGGAACTGGGGATCGGGCGTCCCAGTACCTATGCTCCTACGATCACAACAATTATTGCAAGGCGGTATGTGGCAAAAGAAAATAAAAATCTGTATATGACGGAGCTGGGCGAGGTTGTCAACAATATTATGAAGAAGTCCTTCCCGAGCATTGTGGATGTTTATTTTACAGCCACCATGGAGGAACTGCTGGACAGTGTGGGCGACGGACTTGTGCAGTGGAAGACAGTTATACGGAATTTCTATCCGGACCTGGAAGAGGCGGTGCAGACTGCTGAGAAGGAGCTGGAGGAAGTGAAGATAGAGGATGAGGTGACGGATGTGATCTGTGACCTGTGTGGGCGTAATATGGTGATCAAATATGGCCCTCACGGAAAGTTCCTGGCATGTCCCGGTTTTCCGGACTGCAGGAATACGAAGCCTTATCTTGAGAAGATCGGAGTGCCCTGCCCGATCTGCGGGAAAGATGTGGTCCTTCGCAGAAGCAAGAAGGGGCGCCGGTATTACGGATGCGAGAATAATCCGGAATGTGAGTTCATGTCATGGCAGAAACCTTCCAAAGAGAAATGCCCCAATTGCGGAGGCTATATGCTGGAGAAGGGGAATAAGCTTGTCTGCGCGGATGAGCACTGCGGATTCGTGATGATACGAAAGAAGGAAGAGGTACAGCAGGAGGCCTAA
- a CDS encoding DUF6106 family protein, translated as MNDAYSELLVKKEQTIKEKAIKVLVIALIVLAAVAGIFITPIALVVAVVLGAAAYFLLPNLDLEFEYLYVNGELDIDRIASRAKRKRVKSLDLSKMELMAPVQSHRLDYQNHNKNIKVYDFSSGNPSHKIYAMIIPDDKEVCKVLIEPDMELIKNIEKSCPRKVFTD; from the coding sequence ATGAACGACGCGTACTCAGAACTGCTCGTAAAAAAGGAGCAGACCATAAAAGAGAAGGCAATCAAGGTATTGGTCATCGCACTGATCGTACTGGCGGCAGTAGCCGGTATTTTCATTACACCCATCGCCCTGGTTGTAGCTGTAGTTCTGGGAGCGGCTGCGTATTTTCTGCTGCCGAACCTGGATCTGGAATTTGAATATCTCTATGTGAACGGAGAGCTGGATATTGACAGGATCGCTTCCAGAGCAAAAAGGAAGAGGGTCAAGAGCCTGGATCTCTCCAAGATGGAGCTTATGGCTCCTGTACAGTCACATCGTCTGGATTACCAGAACCACAATAAAAATATTAAAGTTTACGATTTTTCATCCGGAAATCCATCCCATAAGATTTATGCCATGATCATCCCGGACGACAAAGAAGTTTGTAAAGTGCTGATCGAGCCGGACATGGAATTGATCAAAAATATAGAAAAAAGCTGTCCGAGAAAAGTTTTTACGGATTGA
- a CDS encoding peptidoglycan recognition protein family protein has translation MGQRRGNNRRDYRRINRRRQRNKRLMLFGLVLLGIIFAIGVIKIVTGKIQDAKLEKLQTKVTQENGSFIGAPPFDVELLDVNEYSRPGIPLKKIKGIVVHYTANPGSTAEENRNYFEGLKDSHETKVSSHFVIGIEGEIVQCIPSSEIAYASNSRNDDTLSIECCHKDETGEFTQATYDSLVKLVGWLCYRFDLKSSDVIRHYDVTEKICPKYFVDHPDAWEQFKMDVDTQIQVVAEEVKAAAYNKTE, from the coding sequence ATGGGACAAAGGAGAGGAAATAACAGAAGGGATTACAGAAGGATAAACAGAAGGAGGCAGAGAAATAAAAGGCTCATGCTCTTCGGACTGGTCCTGTTGGGGATCATATTTGCAATAGGGGTTATAAAAATAGTCACAGGAAAGATACAGGATGCCAAGCTGGAAAAGCTGCAGACAAAGGTCACCCAGGAAAACGGCAGCTTTATAGGCGCGCCCCCTTTTGATGTGGAGCTGTTGGATGTAAATGAGTATTCCAGACCGGGCATTCCTTTGAAAAAGATAAAAGGCATTGTGGTGCATTATACTGCAAATCCGGGAAGCACGGCAGAGGAAAACAGAAATTATTTTGAGGGGCTGAAGGACAGCCATGAGACAAAAGTGAGCAGCCATTTTGTCATAGGGATTGAGGGCGAGATCGTCCAGTGCATTCCCAGTTCAGAGATAGCCTATGCCTCCAACTCCCGCAATGACGATACGTTATCCATTGAGTGCTGCCATAAGGATGAGACCGGTGAATTTACCCAGGCAACATATGACTCTCTTGTCAAGCTGGTGGGATGGCTCTGTTACCGCTTTGACTTAAAGAGCAGTGACGTGATCCGCCACTACGATGTGACAGAGAAAATCTGCCCCAAATACTTTGTGGACCATCCGGATGCCTGGGAACAGTTTAAAATGGACGTGGACACGCAGATACAGGTGGTGGCAGAGGAAGTGAAGGCAGCGGCATATAATAAGACAGAGTAG
- the guaB gene encoding IMP dehydrogenase encodes MGKIIGEGITFDDVLLVPAYSEVIPNQVDLSTNLTKKVKLNIPMMSAGMDTVTEYRMAIAMARQGGIGIIHKNMSIEAQADEVDKVKRSENGVITDPFYLSPEHTLEDANNLMAKFRISGVPITEGRKLVGIITNRDLKFEEDFSKKIKESMTSENLVTAREGVTLEEAKKILAKSRKEKLPIVDENFNLKGLITIKDIEKQIKYPLSAKDEQGRLLCGAAVGITANVMARVDALVEAQVDVIVVDSAHGHSANILKAVREIKTKHPNLQVVAGNVATGAATKALIEAGVDAVKVGIGPGSICTTRVVAGIGVPQITAIMECYAAAKEAGIPIIADGGIKYSGDMTKAIAAGANVCMMGSIFAGCDESPGDFELYQGRKYKVYRGMGSIAAMENGSKDRYFQQNAKKLVPEGVEGRVAYKGHVEDTVFQLVGGLRSGMGYCGAKDIETLKQTGQFVKITAASLKESHPHDIHITKEAPNYSVDE; translated from the coding sequence ATGGGTAAGATTATTGGTGAAGGCATTACTTTTGACGATGTGCTGCTGGTTCCGGCATATTCTGAAGTAATCCCCAATCAGGTTGATTTGTCGACAAATCTGACAAAAAAAGTGAAGTTAAATATTCCGATGATGAGTGCAGGAATGGATACAGTTACCGAATACCGTATGGCAATTGCTATGGCGAGACAGGGAGGTATCGGTATCATCCATAAAAATATGTCTATTGAAGCACAGGCAGATGAGGTAGACAAGGTAAAACGTTCCGAGAACGGGGTCATCACAGATCCTTTCTATCTTTCCCCTGAGCATACTCTGGAGGATGCCAACAATCTTATGGCAAAATTCCGTATTTCTGGTGTTCCCATTACTGAGGGCAGGAAGCTGGTAGGTATCATTACCAACCGTGATCTGAAATTTGAAGAGGATTTCAGTAAAAAGATCAAAGAGAGCATGACATCAGAAAATCTGGTCACAGCCAGAGAAGGAGTCACTTTAGAGGAAGCCAAAAAAATCCTGGCAAAATCAAGAAAAGAAAAACTTCCGATCGTCGATGAAAACTTCAACTTAAAAGGTCTTATTACCATTAAAGATATAGAGAAACAGATCAAATATCCCTTATCCGCAAAGGACGAGCAGGGAAGACTGCTGTGCGGCGCAGCGGTAGGCATCACAGCCAATGTTATGGCCCGCGTGGACGCGCTGGTGGAAGCACAGGTTGATGTCATTGTAGTGGATTCCGCACATGGACATTCCGCTAACATTCTCAAAGCAGTCAGGGAGATCAAGACAAAACATCCTAACCTGCAGGTAGTTGCAGGTAATGTGGCAACCGGAGCAGCAACAAAAGCCCTGATCGAGGCCGGCGTAGATGCTGTCAAAGTCGGTATCGGACCTGGTTCCATCTGTACCACACGTGTGGTAGCCGGTATCGGTGTTCCGCAGATCACAGCGATCATGGAGTGCTACGCAGCGGCAAAAGAAGCGGGTATTCCCATTATCGCGGACGGCGGTATCAAATATTCAGGAGATATGACCAAAGCGATCGCAGCAGGAGCCAATGTCTGCATGATGGGTAGTATCTTCGCAGGATGTGACGAAAGCCCGGGAGACTTTGAATTATATCAGGGAAGAAAATATAAAGTTTACCGAGGCATGGGTTCTATTGCCGCAATGGAGAACGGCAGCAAGGACCGCTACTTCCAGCAGAATGCCAAGAAACTGGTTCCGGAAGGTGTCGAAGGACGAGTTGCTTACAAAGGCCATGTGGAGGATACGGTATTCCAGTTAGTGGGTGGTCTCCGCTCCGGTATGGGCTATTGTGGTGCAAAGGATATCGAGACTCTGAAGCAGACCGGACAGTTTGTTAAGATCACAGCCGCGTCTCTGAAAGAATCACATCCGCACGACATTCACATTACAAAAGAAGCACCGAATTACAGTGTAGACGAATAA
- the codY gene encoding GTP-sensing pleiotropic transcriptional regulator CodY, whose amino-acid sequence MSVQLLDKTRKINKLLHNNNSSKVLFNDICEVMVETLDSNILVISRKGKVLGVGTCPGVEEITELIDSEVGGYIDKLLNERLLGVLSTKENVNLQTLGFEGENISKYMAIISPIDIAGERLGTLFMYRDQKGYDIEDIIVSEYGTTVVGLEMMRSVHEENAEENRKIQVVKSAFNTLSFSELEAIIHIFDELDGDEGILVASKIADRVGITRSVIVNALRKFESAGVIESRSSGMKGTYIKVLNEVIFDELEEIKKRKLVKKQ is encoded by the coding sequence ATGAGCGTACAGTTATTGGATAAAACCAGAAAGATTAACAAACTGCTTCATAACAACAACTCTTCTAAGGTGCTGTTCAACGACATTTGTGAGGTGATGGTGGAGACTCTGGATTCTAACATTCTGGTTATCAGCCGGAAAGGGAAGGTGCTGGGTGTGGGCACCTGTCCGGGTGTGGAGGAGATCACGGAATTGATCGACAGTGAAGTGGGCGGTTATATTGATAAGCTGCTCAATGAGCGTCTGCTGGGCGTGCTGTCCACAAAGGAGAATGTGAATCTTCAGACATTAGGATTTGAAGGCGAGAACATCAGTAAGTATATGGCTATTATCAGCCCCATTGATATTGCCGGTGAGAGACTGGGTACTCTTTTTATGTACAGGGATCAGAAGGGGTATGATATTGAGGACATTATTGTCAGCGAATATGGCACAACTGTGGTAGGGCTGGAGATGATGCGCTCTGTACATGAGGAAAACGCAGAGGAGAACCGGAAGATCCAGGTTGTGAAATCTGCGTTCAATACGCTTTCTTTTTCAGAATTGGAAGCGATCATCCATATTTTTGATGAATTGGACGGGGATGAGGGAATCCTGGTTGCCAGCAAGATTGCCGACAGAGTGGGAATCACTCGTTCTGTGATCGTCAATGCGTTGAGGAAGTTTGAGAGCGCAGGTGTCATTGAATCCAGATCCTCAGGTATGAAAGGAACATATATCAAGGTACTCAATGAAGTGATATTTGATGAGTTGGAAGAGATCAAGAAGCGCAAGCTGGTAAAAAAACAGTAA